Proteins found in one Sorghum bicolor cultivar BTx623 chromosome 1, Sorghum_bicolor_NCBIv3, whole genome shotgun sequence genomic segment:
- the LOC110431757 gene encoding uncharacterized protein LOC110431757: MPPRGRGRGRGVPLNPPATIEQLLAVQTQLMEALVNNQQNHPIGGAPPRDKRGEFLKGHPPVFTHATDPLEADDWLRAVEKQLNIAQCDDRQKVLFASGQLQGEAQTWWESFEYGRPPNAPAITWLEFKENFRSYHIPEGLMELKAEEFQNLKQGSMTIPEYRDKFAQLSRYAPSEVANDADKQRLFLKELYDGLQLQLMSNEYPNYQTLVNRAIVVDNKRKEMDAKRKRMQGQASGSNTRPRTNQQQGSQQRYQGPPSQWNRGQYPQRNQFQQRPQYQQNQQQGNQQTSRQGTPSNTPMKTSAPNTPNKCFRCGKEGHLSYHCPEKQNQQTPQKQNSNQK, encoded by the coding sequence ATGCCGCCAAGGGGTAGAGGACGTGGAAGGGGTGTTCCACTCAACCCACCCGCCACTATCGAACAGCTACTAGCAGTCCAGACGCAGCTTATGGAAGCCCTGGTGAACAACCAACAGAATCATCCAATCGGAGGAGCACCACCGCGTGATAAGCGGGGTGAATTTTTGAAAGGTCATCCCCCTGTGTTCACCCATGCTACTGACCCACTGGAGGCAGATGACTGGCTTCGAGCAGTGGAGAAGCAACTCAACATAGCACAGTGTGATGATAGGCAGAAGGTGTTGTTCGCAtctggacaacttcagggagaagctcagacatggtgggagtcgtttGAGTATGGACGACCTCCAAATGCACCTGCTATCACATGGCTGGAGTTCAAGGAGAACTTTAGGTCCTATCACATACCAGAAGGGTTAATGGAACTGAAGGCAGAGGAGTTCCAGAATTTGAAACAGGGATCTATGACAATTCCAGAGTACAGGGACAAGTTTGCTCAGTTGTCGCGCTATGCCCCAAGTGAGGTGGCTAATGATGCTGATAAACAGCGCCTCTTTTTGAAGGAATTGTATGATGGGCTCCAACTCCAGCTGATGTCCAATGAATACCCCAACTATCAGACGCTTGTGAACCGTGCTATCGTGGTGGATAACAAGCGTAAGGAGATGGATGCTAAAAGGAAGAGGATGCAGGGACAGGCCTCTGGAAGCAATACTCGTCCTCGCACCAACCAGCAGCAAGGCTCGCAGCAAAGGTATCAAGGACCACCTTCACAGTGGAATCGTGGTCAGTACCCCCAGCGCAATCAGTTCCAGCAGCGCCCGCAGTATCAGCAGAATCAGCAGCAGGGCAATCAGCAGACGTCACGCCAGGGTACGCCCAGCAACACTCCAATGAAGACTAGTGCCCCTAACACCCCCAACAAGTGTTTCCGATGTGGCAAAGAGGGTCACCTGTCATATCACTGCCCTGAAAAGCAAAATCAGCAGACCCCCCAGAAGCAAAATAGCAACCAGAAGTGA